In Gemmata obscuriglobus, a single genomic region encodes these proteins:
- a CDS encoding TIGR03067 domain-containing protein, which yields MKHLVLAFAVLVLALTTAAADEKGLKELEGTYKVTAAEKGGKAAPKELTDTATVTIKGDELVMAFGPDDKKVAKVKLGAADKLATIDLVPNDGPEKGKTFPGIYKLEKGELTLVFTEKGDRPKLFPTDDSFKADEDVIVLKLKKAEK from the coding sequence ATGAAACACCTTGTGCTCGCCTTCGCGGTGCTGGTCCTGGCGCTGACGACCGCCGCGGCGGACGAGAAGGGGCTGAAAGAGCTCGAAGGTACGTACAAGGTCACGGCCGCCGAGAAGGGCGGGAAGGCGGCGCCGAAGGAGCTGACCGACACGGCCACGGTGACCATCAAGGGCGACGAACTGGTCATGGCGTTCGGGCCGGACGACAAGAAGGTGGCGAAGGTCAAGCTGGGCGCGGCCGACAAGCTCGCGACCATCGACCTGGTCCCGAACGACGGCCCGGAGAAGGGCAAGACGTTCCCCGGCATCTACAAGCTGGAGAAGGGCGAACTCACGCTGGTGTTCACCGAGAAGGGCGACCGGCCCAAGCTGTTCCCCACCGACGACAGCTTCAAAGCCGACGAAGACGTGATCGTGCTGAAGCTCAAGAAGGCCGAGAAGTGA